The genomic DNA CCTGTGCAAGGTTGCGACGACACACGACAgcgatgctgcgctcgacgcactgCTCGGCTCGAACGGATGGCAGACGCTTGTCACGATCGCCTCCGAGTACGCCGAGCCGGAACGGACACGCAACGAGTCGTTCACCTACGACGGCCAAGACTCGGACCAAGAGAGTCTGGATGCGCCCTATGACAATGCCCCCGAGTCGCCGGGAGGCGACGggggcgccgcgtgcccCCACTGCACGTTTGTCaacgcgccgggcgcgacggACTGCGACGTGTGCGgcctgccgctgcgctAGGCCACCGCCAGCACTGGCTCGGGCGGggcgtcgcgcttgcggcgcacgcgcttctTTTGTAGCTCCTTGGCTGTGTGGTTTtcagcacggcgcgccttgcgctcccGTAGCTGCTTCATgaccgcggcgtgccgcgcgggcAGACGCTCAAAACGGATCCAATGCAGCccatcgagctcgcggcgcacgcgcgcaagatgcgcctcgagcgacgcatgCAGTTCGGGCCACGCACCGGCGTCCgcgacggcctcgacggcgtTCGCCTCGATCTCCTTGAGCAGCACGCAGTGATCGAGCTTCGCGCGGATCCAGCCCAGGAGCGGGAgggagcgtcggcgcgaggccagcgcgacgaggggGTAGATCTGCTGCAGCGACAggccgacgctcggcgggaCAAacaccggcgcgccgtctgcaagcgacacgcgcgcgtcgggcacggcgaggcggccgctTGTCTGTGCGCCTTGGGCACGCCAGTCGCGGtatgcgcggcgcaccgcgcccgAAGCCTGCGCGCCATCATaggcgagcgcgggcgcatcgaccttgagctgcgtgcagagcgccgcgacctgcgccgcgtagCGCTGCATGCACTCGTCGAAAAAGTAGCGTGCCACAGCAAAGTACGCGccacgctcgcggcgcttgaTTTCTtcctggcgctcgctcTGTGTCGCAAAGCcgatcgcgtcgctcgacgcaaaGCGCGACAggagcgagcggcgctcgggcaccagcgccgcggccaaaAACAGGGTATCAGGCACGGTGCACGCATGCTTCAGCAGCGTCGCAAACGTCTTGGCATTCGGCTGCACGCACCGCGATTCCTCGGTCGAGGGGAGCGTCGAGGACTCGGCGCGAGAAAGAGGCTCCGTCATGGTCTCGTACGCAGCGACCATGTCCGAGACGGTCGCAtactcgccgagcgccatcAGCGCCGTGTTCAGCGTGTGTGTCGTGGGGGCACACGGGggaagcgcctcgccacgGTCCGCATCGGGGTTCGCTACGTCCACACCGAAACCAGTCCGGagcagcgccaggagcgCAGGGAGCTGGCCAGTCATGCGCAAAacacgcgcggcgaggtcgagcgtcaGGACGCTCGGGCGGAtcgcacgctcgtgcaTGTCTTGGATAAGCATCGTCGCAGAGCGCGCAAgcacctgcgcggcgccttgcaccgacttggccgcgtcgccgggcgcggccgtcgcttccgaccgacggcggccgTACTCGGTGGGGAGGAGCGCATGGCCGTGTGCGGCCTGCAGGTcctgcgcctggcgcgcagcCTGCCGAAAGAGGCCCTCCATCATGTGGTGGTACGTCTCGCGGTTCGGCGCGGTCTCGGGATgcgtgtcgcgcgtcgacgtcaTATCCGACCAGAGCGCCTGCATCTCGCCAAAGTagccgcccggcgcgagcaCGGCCAGTGCCTCGTTGTAGTCTGCGGTACACACGCTGTCGGCACTAGCAGCGCGCATGTTACCCAAGAGCGTCCGGGCACGGCTCAGGTACGTCTTGGCCTCCCCCGCGCTGagcggcaccggcggcgagcgcggcgcgagctcctgTGGCGTGGACAGGTCCAGGGCAATTTCCGTGTGCAGAGGAACACTCTGCGcagcctcgcgcagcgcgcggatGCGGCCGCGGTCGTAGAGGTAGGCTGCATAGGCTTCGGTATACGgcaccagcgcctggagcacctggcggtgctcgccggcCTGGAGCATACGCGGCACGCGGATCGAGCCATCGGCAAGCTCCTGCGGCCGGTCCTGCATCGCTTCCACATACAGCGCCCAGACGCGATCCGGCGCGATGTccgtcgaggtgctcagCAGATCGATCAGCTGCGTCACGGGTtcacgcggcgcggccgcggccatCGCGCGTGGCGCTTGCTGTGTAAATGGCCGCAGGCTCTCGTATCGTGCCGTGGACGGAAGCGGCGCACAGCGGGGCGCGAgccgcaccgcgcggcCCACGCTCACGCTCGCAAGTCGCCCCACCCTTCGCATTCGTGGCGCGAAGAAGCCTCGCCGATCGACAACACGTGGCTCCACGTGGGGGTGCGCGTGGACCACCATGGAGGACCGGGCGGCGAAGGCGGCTCGAGCCAGGAAACAGGTAGGTGGGCTAGCTCACACAGCTCCGGAGACACCAGGAGGCACAACGCAAGAAGCTCGAAGAACAATCCGCGCCGAAAGGGCCGGAACTCGCCTTGTCAGCGGGGCCCCCGCCCGGACCAGCACGCCGGCCAGAGGCACAGAGGGTGggggcgagcgcaggcgctgcgtcggcgTACCCGGAGGACATCCCCGACATTTCcaagcgcatcgaggccaAGGTGCGCAGGGGGCCGAgtgcgcagctgcagacCAGCGCGCCACCGCCCAACACGGCCGAGCAGTTGTTTGGGGGGCCGGGCGCAGCtgatgcgccgcaagaGCTCAAGAAGGATGAGGCATACGATCCATTtggcgcgccaggcggtAGCGACCCTTTTGGCGCATCGGGAGCGAGCGATCCGTtcggcgcgcccgaggccaaggaTCCTTTCGGGCCTCCGCCGGCAATGCACAGCAcgccggccaaggcgaGCGAGGTGCCCAAGGTACAGGACTCCGAAGTCTCGGCAGAGTATGCGGATCACTTGTTTGGCGGCGACAAGGGCAATGGGCAGGCGCTGTTTagcagcgcgccgtacgagcCTAGTGCGCCAAAGGACGACGCACCGTCGGCAGATGGCCTGTTTGGGCCGCCCAGTGGTGCGCACGACCCATTTGCGCCGCCCAAGACAGAGGGTGTGAAGGATGCACCGGAAACTTTTGCGTCGAGTGACGGTCTCTTTGCGAACGAGAGCGCCAAAGAGGATCCGTTTGCGCCCAAGGATGATCCTTTTGCTCCAAAAGAAAGCGATCATTATGCGCCAAAGGACGATTTGTTTGCTTCTAAGGAGAGTGGTCCCTATGCGCCCAAAGATGATCCTTTTGCGCCAAAAGAAAGTGATCCCTATGCGCCCAAGGACGACCTATTTACTCCAAAAGGAAGTGATCCTTTTGCGCCAAGAGAGAACGATCCCTATGCGCCAAAGGACGACCTGTTTGGTCCCAGAGACACCGACTCTACCACGCAAAAGGACGACTTGTTTGGTCCCAAGGACAATGATCCTTATGCGCCCAAAGACGATCCGTTTGCACCCAGAGAGGATCCCTTTGCTCCCCGGGAAAATGACCCCTATGCACCCAAGGACGATGCGTTTGCACCCAAAGAGGACCTCTTTTCCCTTAGGGAAAACGAGTCGTATGCGCCCAAGGACGATCTTTTTGCTCCGAAAGAAGACGTATCTGCTCCCCCGGGCGATCTGTTCGCTCCTAAGGAAAACGATGCGTATGCGCCCAAGGACGACTCTTTTGCTGCCAAGGATGATGTTTTCCCTACGAAAGAAAATGACCCCTATGCGCCAAAAGATGACCCATTTGCTCCCGGGCAAAACGATCCCTACGCGCCGAAGTACGATCCATTTTCTCGGAAGGAAAATGATCCCTATGCACCAAAGGACGATCTTTTTGCGCCCAAAGAGGACCCCTTTGCTCCTCGGGAAAACGACCCCTATACGCCCAAGGACGATCCGTTTGCACCCAGAGAGGACCCCTTTGCTCCTCAGGAAAATGACCCCTATGCGCCCAAGGACGATCCGTTTGCGCCCAAAGACATTGTATCTGCCCCTACGGACGATCTGTTTACTCCATCTGAGGGCCCCAAGGGAAGTGACACGCACAATACCGCGGACGACTTCTTTGCGCCCAAGGATGACGCACCCGACGCGCACAAAGAGCCCAACGATGTGTTTGGTGCACCGGCCGATTCCAACACTCCGAAGGATGGCGCACACGACTCCTATGCACCCACCGAGTACGACGGAGCAGATGACCTCTTTGGCCCAAGCCCCTCCCAGAGTGATCCGTTTGGCGCAAAGGAATCGGAGCCCGATGCACCAAAAGACGACGCCGTTGCATCCCGGGACGATTTCCCTGCGGACGTGTCCGAGCCCACCGactcgctctttgcgccAGCAACCacgagtgcgccgccgaaaGCAGCCGAGCCGAGCGAACCTACGCCACCAAAGGACTCTTATGCCCCCAGCGGTGAGCAAGATCGCTATGCTCCCAGCGGTGAGGACGATCGCTATGCCCCGAGCACCGGTGAATCGGACCGCTATGCTCCTAGCGCCGGTGATGCCGATCGATACGCACCGAGCGAGGATGCTGAGCGCTACGCACCGAGTGCTGGTGACGCCGATCGCTATGCGCCGCAAGACGAGACGCCCAGCACATCGGCTCCGCAAGGCTTCGATGCCGCAAAGCTCTTTGATTCAGAGGCACAGCCGGAGAATGTGGATGCCACGGGCGACAGTACGACGCACGACCTGTTCCCCGAGCCTACCACTCACTCGATTCTTGATCCGGCACGGCACGATGAGCGATTTGCGCTCGAAGGTAGCCCCTATTCGGAAGagatggccgaggcgcacccTTCGACCTACCTGCTTGGCTCGCCGATTGCCGAGGACCCCGAGGCAGAGAGTGCGCTGGATGCTGACTCGCTGCatacggcgcgccgcacgatcCTTGCGCTGGAAGCAGAGCGCCGCCAGCTGATGGAttcggtacgtcgccccCCACTAACGCAGGCAAACGATGCCGCAGCCCGGATCGCAGCTCTCGACACGGCTGTCGCTCAAGCGCAAGAGGAGCTCGTCCAGGCACAcaaggagcaggcgctgtTGGCGGACGAAGTCACCAAGCtccaggccgaggcgcaaaGGCTtcggacgcgctcgtctgACAcgtcgctcctcgccgagctcgaaaCGTTGCGGGCCGAAAACCGCGCGTTGCAGGCCGAGATTGCCTCGGGCGCACATACGAggcaggacgaggagctgcacgaggccCGCGCACACAtccgcaagctcgaggcggagctcACCAAAGAGGCTGCGCAagtgcacgctgcgcagcgccgtgtgcTGGAGCTGGAGCGCGATGTGCCTACGTCGCagggccgccgcgtcgtgtCGAACCCCGTTCTGCCGAGTGGTGGCCGTCTGCATCGCCGGAGTGCGACGGCAgcgtacgtcgcgacgccgcgcctcaCCCcccttgccgagcaggagccTGTCGCGTTTACGCCGCGTGCCCCGTCTGACGGCCCtcggcgcccgacgcggtTCCGTGAAGAAATTcccgacgagcagcgccaccggcggcgcgagagTCTGCAaatgctgcgcgcgcgaaTGGACGAAGATGCCGAGGCATCCAAGAGCCCTGCTGCGCCCAAGCTTCCGTCGAGCACCCTGTCCATTGTCCAGGGTcccagctcgacgagcgcggtgCAGTCTGACGGCACGTCCGCCGCCAAGAACAAGGCAAATCAGTTTTCGCAGGATGCCTTGCTATTTTGCTCGTCGTGTAAAGGCGACCTCATCATAGTTTAGGTATGTGCCCTATGCTAGTACAAACTAAGCGTTACAATACACTTGGGCGTAGGGAGTGTGAAGAAGAGCGTCCGCTGTCGCCCAACAGCGCCGTATCATGTGCGTCTGTGCTTTGTGCCGTCACAGTAGCGAGGGTCGTCAATCATATACCAAGCGGGCTGCCCTCGGGTCCTGTAGGTATTACAACACAAGGCAGTTGTTCATTTTCCGTCGCTTGATCGGCTTCGGGGAGAGAACACAGCGGATCGCCTCGTCAAACACGCCCTTGAGACCCTTCTGTGTCAAGGCGGAACATTCGAGGTAGCGCACAGCGCGGATCTCTTTGGCCATTTGGCTGGCCTGGCTGTAGGAGATCGGTGCCATGCGGCGCTCTCGCAGGCGCGCATTCGTCGCCGGATCTTCACGCAAGTCCAGTTTGGTGCCCACGAGGATGATGGGGGTATCGGGCGCATGGTGTGACACTTCAGGCCACCACTTGGTCTTGGCGTTCTCGAAACTCGGCGGAGACACGATTGAAAAGCAAATCAAAAAGATGTCCGTCTGCGGATAAGACAAGGGGCGCAGACGATCATAGTCTTCCTGACCGGCTGTGTCCCATAGGCCTGGGGTAAGCTGCTGCTAGGCGAAAACGTACCGAGGCTGACGGGTTTGCCATCGACCATCACATTGGCCGAATAGTTATCAAAGACTGTAGGCACATATTCGCTCTGTCGTCAGCACGAAACGGCACACGTACCGGAAATGCATTGGTCGTATACGAGATCAACAGGCACGTTTTCCCCACGGCACCGTCACCGACAACGACACCTAGCGATTAGCACACCCGTCACAACCTACATTTGATTGTTTGCATTCCGATCGAATTTTGCAATCAATAAGCTGATCCCTCAACCAAGCCAGCTACTCCTGCTGGCGCACTGACCGTAAAATGGGTGAGCAAACGGCTTTCCGCGCCCCGCCCGCCCCCCGCCCTTTGTACTATCCCTGGGCACCGGCCGAGAAGCGCAGCTTTTTTTAGGGGCGGCGTCATGAAGCGTCCTCTCGGCCGACGTCAATGTGCAAGCCTCCACATGGTGAACTTCTAAAGCGCAGGGACGCAACATCCACGGACCAGCGCACGGTAGATGTCTGGCACCCGATGGGCGCTATTGGCCGTGGGGTATGCAGCGTAGGTGGACATGACCGTGCAGATCGCTTGGGGGTAGTATAAAgggtgcacgccgcgcaatTGTGACTCTCTGGCCACCCCATCTCGGCTCACGTCCCCTGTACTTACCCTCC from Malassezia japonica chromosome 1, complete sequence includes the following:
- a CDS encoding uncharacterized protein (EggNog:ENOG503P7ND; COG:S), which encodes MEDRAAKAARARKQLRRHQEAQRKKLEEQSAPKGPELALSAGPPPGPARRPEAQRVGASAGAASAYPEDIPDISKRIEAKVRRGPSAQLQTSAPPPNTAEQLFGGPGAADAPQELKKDEAYDPFGAPGGSDPFGASGASDPFGAPEAKDPFGPPPAMHSTPAKASEVPKVQDSEVSAEYADHLFGGDKGNGQALFSSAPYEPSAPKDDAPSADGLFGPPSGAHDPFAPPKTEGVKDAPETFASSDGLFANESAKEDPFAPKDDPFAPKESDHYAPKDDLFASKESGPYAPKDDPFAPKESDPYAPKDDLFTPKGSDPFAPRENDPYAPKDDLFGPRDTDSTTQKDDLFGPKDNDPYAPKDDPFAPREDPFAPRENDPYAPKDDAFAPKEDLFSLRENESYAPKDDLFAPKEDVSAPPGDLFAPKENDAYAPKDDSFAAKDDVFPTKENDPYAPKDDPFAPGQNDPYAPKYDPFSRKENDPYAPKDDLFAPKEDPFAPRENDPYTPKDDPFAPREDPFAPQENDPYAPKDDPFAPKDIVSAPTDDLFTPSEGPKGSDTHNTADDFFAPKDDAPDAHKEPNDVFGAPADSNTPKDGAHDSYAPTEYDGADDLFGPSPSQSDPFGAKESEPDAPKDDAVASRDDFPADVSEPTDSLFAPATTSAPPKAAEPSEPTPPKDSYAPSGEQDRYAPSGEDDRYAPSTGESDRYAPSAGDADRYAPSEDAERYAPSAGDADRYAPQDETPSTSAPQGFDAAKLFDSEAQPENVDATGDSTTHDLFPEPTTHSILDPARHDERFALEGSPYSEEMAEAHPSTYLLGSPIAEDPEAESALDADSLHTARRTILALEAERRQLMDSANDAAARIAALDTAVAQAQEELVQAHKEQALLADEVTKLQAEAQRLRTRSSDTSLLAELETLRAENRALQAEIASGAHTRQDEELHEARAHIRKLEAELTKEAAQVHAAQRRVLELERDVPTSQGRRVVSNPVLPSGGRLHRRSATAAYVATPRLTPLAEQEPVAFTPRAPSDGPRRPTRFREEIPDEQRHRRRESLQMLRARMDEDAEASKSPAAPKLPSSTLSIVQGPSSTSAVQSDGTSAAKNKANQFSQDALLFCSSCKGDLIIV
- a CDS encoding uncharacterized protein (EggNog:ENOG503PA4N), with the translated sequence MAAAAPREPVTQLIDLLSTSTDIAPDRVWALYVEAMQDRPQELADGSIRVPRMLQAGEHRQVLQALVPYTEAYAAYLYDRGRIRALREAAQSVPLHTEIALDLSTPQELAPRSPPVPLSAGEAKTYLSRARTLLGNMRAASADSVCTADYNEALAVLAPGGYFGEMQALWSDMTSTRDTHPETAPNRETYHHMMEGLFRQAARQAQDLQAAHGHALLPTEYGRRRSEATAAPGDAAKSVQGAAQVLARSATMLIQDMHERAIRPSVLTLDLAARVLRMTGQLPALLALLRTGFGVDVANPDADRGEALPPCAPTTHTLNTALMALGEYATVSDMVAAYETMTEPLSRAESSTLPSTEESRCVQPNAKTFATLLKHACTVPDTLFLAAALVPERRSLLSRFASSDAIGFATQSERQEEIKRRERGAYFAVARYFFDECMQRYAAQVAALCTQLKVDAPALAYDGAQASGAVRRAYRDWRAQGAQTSGRLAVPDARVSLADGAPVFVPPSVGLSLQQIYPLVALASRRRSLPLLGWIRAKLDHCVLLKEIEANAVEAVADAGAWPELHASLEAHLARVRRELDGLHWIRFEPTGAQGAPC
- the RAC1 gene encoding Rho GTPase protein rac1 (COG:U; EggNog:ENOG503NWUJ) is translated as MANPSASLTPGLWDTAGQEDYDRLRPLSYPQTDIFLICFSIVSPPSFENAKTKWWPEVSHHAPDTPIILVGTKLDLREDPATNARLRERRMAPISYSQASQMAKEIRAVRYLECSALTQKGLKGVFDEAIRCVLSPKPIKRRKMNNCLVL